The Endozoicomonas montiporae CL-33 genome contains a region encoding:
- the sctT gene encoding type III secretion system export apparatus subunit SctT — protein MARSDMLIPIDELKEWFYVFSMGAPRIIAMFTLIPFLNKRLLGGAMVRNGIAMALVLFLHPMLAEAVPEKAPSIYVTMVIVLKEVFIGALIGFVITIPFWALESAGFFIDNQRGASMASAMNPLSGAESSPMGILFSQAFTAIFMVSGLFLLLVKSLFISYSTWPVFSYFPNLNPEGAIFFLQQFDLIISLSMWLAAPVIISMFITEFGIALISRSAPQLNVFILAMPIKSGVAAAILVVYVSTILTLARKHDEGIPTLFVMLGELWK, from the coding sequence TTGGCACGATCTGACATGCTCATCCCCATTGACGAACTCAAGGAATGGTTTTACGTGTTCTCAATGGGCGCCCCACGAATTATTGCCATGTTCACGCTGATTCCCTTTCTGAATAAACGACTGCTGGGCGGTGCCATGGTGCGCAATGGTATTGCCATGGCACTGGTTCTGTTTCTGCACCCGATGCTGGCAGAAGCCGTTCCGGAAAAAGCCCCTTCCATCTACGTCACTATGGTGATAGTGCTTAAGGAAGTGTTCATTGGCGCGCTGATTGGTTTTGTGATCACCATTCCCTTCTGGGCGCTGGAATCTGCCGGGTTCTTTATCGACAACCAGCGCGGTGCTTCCATGGCCAGTGCCATGAACCCTCTGTCCGGTGCCGAATCATCGCCCATGGGTATTCTGTTTTCCCAGGCATTTACGGCTATTTTTATGGTCAGCGGATTGTTCCTGCTGCTGGTTAAAAGCCTCTTTATCAGTTATTCCACCTGGCCGGTTTTCAGCTATTTTCCCAACCTCAACCCGGAAGGTGCTATCTTCTTCCTGCAACAATTTGACCTCATCATCAGCCTCTCTATGTGGCTGGCTGCACCGGTCATCATTTCTATGTTTATTACTGAATTCGGCATCGCCCTGATCAGCCGTTCCGCGCCCCAGTTAAACGTCTTTATCCTTGCCATGCCCATAAAAAGTGGTGTGGCTGCCGCCATTCTGGTGGTGTATGTCAGCACCATACTCACCCTCGCCCGTAAACACGACGAAGGCATTCCAACACTCTTCGTTATGTTGGG
- the sctR gene encoding type III secretion system export apparatus subunit SctR translates to MESGILNLTSPFYLMIPLALMALIPFMAVMGTSFLKLVVVFSILRNATGLQQIPPNIAMNALAIILTLYIMAPVGYEMYERIQPETLNFEDLSWIEAVQDGITPYREFLKANTTAEERNFFLKSARLLWPSRYQKELSGDDLMILLPSFCISELTKAFQIGFLLYLPFIIIDLIVSNILLAMGMMMVSPMTISLPFKLLLFVLLEGWTRLIHSLVLSYS, encoded by the coding sequence ATGGAAAGCGGTATACTGAATCTCACCAGTCCGTTTTATTTAATGATCCCGTTGGCGCTCATGGCGCTGATTCCTTTTATGGCGGTCATGGGCACCTCGTTTCTGAAGCTGGTTGTGGTCTTTTCCATTCTTCGCAACGCCACCGGTCTGCAGCAGATTCCACCCAACATCGCCATGAACGCTCTGGCGATCATTTTGACACTCTACATCATGGCTCCGGTCGGTTATGAAATGTACGAACGCATACAACCGGAAACCCTGAACTTTGAAGACCTGTCATGGATAGAAGCGGTTCAGGACGGCATCACCCCTTATCGGGAATTCCTGAAAGCCAATACCACCGCTGAGGAACGGAATTTTTTCCTGAAATCGGCACGCCTGCTGTGGCCCAGTCGCTACCAGAAAGAGCTGTCGGGTGATGACCTGATGATACTGCTGCCGTCGTTTTGTATCAGCGAACTGACCAAAGCATTCCAGATCGGGTTTCTGCTGTATCTGCCGTTTATCATCATTGACCTGATTGTATCCAACATATTGCTGGCCATGGGTATGATGATGGTATCGCCCATGACCATCTCCCTGCCTTTTAAACTGCTGCTGTTTGTGTTGCTGGAAGGCTGGACAAGACTCATTCACAGTCTGGTGCTGAGTTACAGCTGA
- the sctS gene encoding type III secretion system export apparatus subunit SctS, with product MVDGEVIQLTAQALLLTLILSMPPIIAAAGVGLLISLVQALTQIQEQTLPFAFKLIAVIISIFATARWLGIEIYNYSLAIMTKIGTI from the coding sequence ATGGTTGACGGAGAAGTAATACAGCTGACTGCACAGGCATTGTTGCTGACCCTGATCCTGTCAATGCCTCCCATTATTGCAGCAGCAGGTGTTGGCCTGCTCATCAGTCTGGTTCAGGCGCTGACCCAGATTCAGGAGCAAACACTGCCTTTCGCCTTCAAACTCATCGCCGTTATTATCAGCATCTTTGCCACCGCCCGATGGCTGGGTATCGAGATCTATAATTACTCACTTGCCATCATGACGAAGATTGGCACGATCTGA